In the Armatimonadota bacterium genome, GCCGAAGGCGGTGTGGGCGTCCCCGAGCGCTACGACGCTGCGGCCCCGCTGCTGCGCGCGTCCGAGGTGACCGTGACCCTCGACCTGGGCCTGGGCGGGGGCACGTTCGTGGGCTGGACCAGCGACCTGGGCGAGACCTACGTGAAGATCAACAGCGGGTACCTGACGTGACCCTCGTGGACCTGGCCACCGAGGCCCGGCTGATCGCCGCCGGGGTACGCTACGCCGCCGCCTGGCGCGGCAAGACCGTCGTGGTCAAGTACGGCGGCAGCGTGCTCGAGGCCGGCACCGCCGGCACCGTCATCGAGGACTTGGTGCTGCTCAAGGCCGCCGGCGTGCATCCGGTGCTGGTGCACGGGGGCGGCGCCGAGATCACCCGGATGCTGGAGCGGGTCGGCAAGCCCACGCGGTTCGTCGACGGCCTGCGGGTCACCGACGAAGAGACCATGGAGATCGTCGAGATGGTGCTGGCGGGCCGCGCCAACAAGGCCCTGGTGACGATGGTCGGCCAGGCCGGCGGCAGCGCCGTGGGGCTCTCGGGCAAGGACGCGGGCCTGCTCCAGGCACGACGCCAGGAGCGTCCGGCGGGCCTGGGCCTCGTGGGGGAGGTCGTGGAGGTCCGCGGCCAGCTCCTGCGCATCCTCAACGAGGCCGGCTACATCCCCGTGATCGCCTCGATCGGCGTGGGGCCGGGCGGCGAGAGCCTCAACCTCAACGCCGACCACGCCGCCGCGGCGCTGGCGGTGGCCCTGGGGGCCAGCAAGCTCATCCTCCTGACCGACGTGCCCGGCGTGATGCGCACACGGGACGGCACATCCGCGCTGATCTCGAGCCTGACGGCCGCCGAGGCCAGGGCCCTGGTGGCCGACGGCACCGTCTCGCGCGGCATGATCCCCAAGGTCGAGGCGTGCCTGCTGGCCCTGGAGCGGGGCGTGCCCAGCGCGCACATCATCGGCACCGAGGCGCCGCACGCGCTGCTGCTGGAGCTGTTCACCGAGGAAGGCGTCGGCACCATGATCACCGGAGGCGGACGATGACGACCGACGAGGTGCTGGAGCTGTCGCGCCGCTACCTGCTGCCCACCTACCGCCGGGCGCCCGTGGCGTTCGCGTCAGGGCAGGGCGTGTGGCTGGAGGACCTGGAGGGCCGGCGCTACCTGGACTTCGTCGGCGGGATCGCCGTGTCGGCGCTCGGGCACAACCACCCGGCGCTGGTGGCCGCGCTGTGCGCCCAGGCCGCGCGGGTGATCCACGTGTCCAACCTGTTCCACATCGCCGAGCAGGCCCGGCTGGCCCAGTGGCTGGTCGAGCACTCGTGCGCCGACCGCGCCTGGTTCTGCAACAGCGGCGCCGAGGCCAACGAGGCGGCCATCAAGCTGGCGCGGAAGTGGGGCCGGCAGGACGGGCGGGGACGCTACGAGATCATCGTGGCCCAGCAGTCGTTCCACGGTCGGACCATGGGGACGCTGGCGGCCACGATGCAGCCCAAGTACCAGGAGCCGTTCGCGCCGTTGCTGCCGGGGTTCGTCGCGGTGCCGTTCAACGACCCCGACGCGTTGCCCGCCGCCACGACCGAGCGGACCGTGGCCGTGATGCTGGAGCCGGTGCAGGGCGAGAGCGGCGTGGTCCCGGCCGACCCCGGCTACCTGCAGGCGGTGCGCGAGTGGTGCACCGCCAACGACCTCCTGCTCATCCTCGATGAGGTGCAGACCGGGATGGGCCGCACGGGGACGCTGTTCGCCTACGAGCAGTACGGCATCGAGCCCGACGTGCTCACCCTGGCCAAGGGGTTGGGCGGCGGCGTGCCGATCGGCGCGCTGCTGGTCAAGGAGCGGTACGCCGCCCTGGGGCCGGGCGACCATGGCAGCACGTTTGGCGGGAACCCGCTGGCCTGCGCGGCGGCCCTGGCGGTGGCCCGGACGATCGTGGCCGAGGGGTTGCCGGTGCGCGCGGGGGCCATGGGCCGCTACTTCGCCGCGGGGTTGCAGCGGCTGGTCGACCGCGGGCTGGCCCGCGCGGTGCGCGGCCGGGGACTGCTGCTGGCCCTCGACCTCGCCGTGGAGGCCGGGCCGGTCGTCGACGCGTGTCGCGCGGCGGGCCTGCTGGTGAACGCGGTGCAGGCGAAGACGCTGCGGTTCGCGCCGCCGTTGATCGTGGGCGAGGAGGAGATCGACCAGGCGCTGGCGATCCTGGAGCGGGTCCTCGCGGAGGTCGCCACGGCCCCGGGGCCGGTCGCGACGAGCTAGGCGGCGCGCGGAGCCCGGGCCGCGCGGCGGCCGGCTGCTGCATGCACGGGGCGATGCCCCGCGGGTTGTGCACAGACGCAGGCTGCCGGGGCGTCGGGCGCGTGGAGGCTCGGCGGTGCTGCGGCGCGCGGGGTGCACCGGCACCGGATGCCGGCAACGGCGAAGCGGGGAAGGAGCGGGCAGATGGCACAGGTACGGAAGGTGGCGCTGGCGTACTCGGGCGGGCTCGACACCTCGGTGGCGATCCCGTGGCTGCGCGAGACCTACGGCTGTGACGTCGTCGCGGTCATCGTCGACGTGGGCCAGGGGGAGGACCTGGACGCGATCCGCGCCAAGGCGCTCGCGTCGGGGGCGACCGCGGCCCACGTGGTCGACGTGCGCCGCGTGTTCGTGACCGACTACATCGTGCCCATGGTGCAGGCGGGTGCAGTCTACGAGGGCCGCTACCTGCTGGGCACCGCGCTGGCCCGGCCGCTGATCGCCAAGACGCAGGTGGAGGTGGCGCTGGCCGAAGGGTGCGACGCCCTGGCCCACGGCGCGACGGGCAAGGGCAACGACCAGGTGCGCTTCGAGCTCGCCTACCAGGCCCTGGCGCCCGAGCTCAAGGTCATCGCGCCCTGGCGGGAGTGGCCGATCCGCTCGCGCGAGCAGGCGATCGCCTACGCCGAGCGGTGGGGCATCCCGGTGCCGGCCAGCCGCGCCAGGCCCTACAGCGTGGACCGCAACCTGTGGCACTGCAGCAGCGAGGCCGGCGTGCTGGAAGACACCTGGGCCGAGCCGCCGGCGGACGTCTATCAGTACACGGCCGACCCGCGCACGGCGCCCGACGAGCCCGAGGACGTCGAGATCGACTTCGAGGAAGGCCGGCCGGTGGGGCTGAACGGGAGCCGCGTCGACCCGCTGGCGCTGATGGAGCACCTGAACGCCCTGGGCAGTCGGCACGGGGTGGGGCGCGTCGACATGGTCGAGAACCGCCTGGTGGGCATGAAGTCGCGCGGGGTGTACGAGACCCCCGGCGGGACGGTGCTGGTGACGGCCCACCGCGACCTGGAGGCGATCACGCTCGAGCGCGAGTGCGCCCACGTGAAGATGCAACTCGCCCACCGCTACGCGGAGCTGATCTACTACGGCCAGTGGTTCTCGCCGCTGCGCCAGGCCCTGGACGCCTTCGTGGCCGCCACCCAGCGCACCGTGACCGGCACCGTGCGCGTCCGGCTCTACCGGGGCTCGGCGGCGCCGGTGGGCCGCCGTTCGCCGGTCTCGCTGTACAGCCCGGCGCTGGCCACGTTCGAGGCCGACGACGTGTACGACCACCGCGACGCGGGCGGGTTCATCCGCCTGTTCGGCCTGCCCACCCGCGTCTTTGCCCAGGTGCATCCGCAGCTGATGCGGGCGCTGCATGCACGGGCGCGCTGACCTGCCGGCGCTCCTCGTCAGGTGCACCGGGCGCCGGCGCACTGCCCGGGGGCATGACCACGCCCACCACTGACCCTGCCGGCGGCTACCGCATGTGGGGCGGACGGTTCCGCGCCGCCCCCGACCCGCGGGCGCTCGAGCTGCTGGGGTCGCTGTCAGTCGACCGGTGGTTGCTGCGCTGGGATCTGCTGGGCAGCCTGGCGCACGTGCTCAGCCTCGCCGAGGCCGGTGTCGTTCCCCCTGCGGCGCGCCAGGCGCTGGCTCGCGGCCTGCAGGAGATGCTGAGCGAGGCGGATGCCGGCCGCCTGATTCCCGCCGGGACCTACGAGGACGTCCACTCGTTCATCGAGGGGACGCTGGCGGCGCGTCTGGGCGAGGTGGCGGGGTGGCTGCACACCGGCCGCAGCCGCAACGACCAGGTGGTGACGGCGTTCCGCCTGGCCCTCAAGCACGAGGTGCGCCAGTTGCTCGGGGCGCTGTGCGGGTTGCTGGAGGCCCTGCTGCGCCGCGCCCGCGAGGTCAAGGACGTCATCGTGCCCGGCTACACCCACCTGCAGCGGGCGCAGCCCGTGCTGCTCGCGCACGCCTGGCTCGCCTACTTCTGGATGCTCCACCGTGACGCCGGACGGCTGCGCGATGCGTACCGCCGGCTGGACGTCCTGCCGCTGGGGTCCGGAGCGATCGCCGGGTCGGGCTTCCCGGTGGATCGCGCGCGCCAGGCGGCGTGGCTGGGGTTTGCCGAGGTGTCCGAGAACAGCATCGATGCGACCGGTGACCGCGACTTCGCCTTCGAGGTGCTGGCGGCCGCCGCGATGCTGGGGCTCCACCTGTCGCGGTGGGCCGAAGACCTGGTGCTGTGGACCTCGCAGGAGTTCGGGTTCGTCCGGTTGCCGCAGGCCCTGATGACCGGCAGCAGCCTGATGCCGCAGAAGCAGAACCCCGACCTGCTGGAGATCGCGCGTGCCCAGGCTGGTGTCGCGTTGGGGGCGCTGGTGACGTTGGGCACGGTGCTCAAGGGCCTGCCTGCCGGGTACAGCCGCGACCTGCAGGAGGACAAGGCTGCCACGGCCACCGGGATGCGGGCGGCGCGCACCGCGGTGGAGGCGCTGGCGCTGGTGGTCGACGGCCTGGAGGTGCAGCGCGACCGGACGGCGGCGGCGCTGCGCGGTGGCTTCCTCACCGCCACCGAGGTGGCGGACTACCTGGTGCGGCGGGGCGTGCCGTTCCGCGACGCTCATCACTTGGCGGGTCGGGTGGTGCTGGCTGCGGAGGAGCGGGGCTGCGAGCTGTGGGAACTGCCACTGGCCGCCTACCGGGAGATCAGCCCGCAGTTCGAGGCTGACGTGCTGGAAGCCGTTACGGTCGAAGGAGCGGTTGCGGCCAAGGCGGTCAGGGGCGGTACGGCGCCAGAGCAGGTCGCGGCGGCGCTGGACGCCGCGCAGGCGGCGCTGGTGGTCGAACGGGCCTGGGTGGAGCAGGCCGCCGCCCTCCAGCGGGAGGCCGAGGCGCGGTTGCTCGCGGCCGCAGCGACGTGAGCCACAGCCGGGCCGCCCGCACCCCGCAGGTCGCCGGGCTGCAGACGCCGCAGGACGTGGAGGCGGGCACCGAGGTGCGCACGGTGCACCAGCGGCTGCAGCGGATTCTCGAGATCGTGGCCCGGACGCCCATCGCCACCCAGCAGGAGCTGGTCCGGGCGCTGCGGGCGCGGGGCATCCGTGTCACCCAGGCCACCGTCTCCCGGGACATCAAGCGCCTGGGCCTGGTGAAGGTGCCCACCGGCGAGGGCACCTACCGGTACGCAGCCCCCGCACAGGTGCAGCCAACGGGCGACGAGGTGCGCCGCAGGCTCCAGCGGGCCTTCGCCGACTACGTCACGGCGGTGGAGGAGGGCAGCGGGCTGGTGCTGGTCAAGACCGCCGACGGCAGTGCCGGTCCGGTGGCCGAGGCGATCGACGACGCCGCTTGGCCCGACGTGGCGGGTACGGTCGCCGGCGACAACACGATCATCGTCGTGCCCCGCCGTGCCCGCGACCGGCCAGCCATCGTGCGGAGGCTGCGCAGCCTGCTCTGACCGCCACCTCCCCGGGGGCCTGGCGACGCTCGCGCCCGGAGGATGCGTTCTCCCCCTGCCGAAGGGAGGGTATGACTGGAGGAGGGGGAGGAAACCGGGTGAGTGACCCCGCGCCCCACCAGGCGACCATTCGGCTACCGTCCGGACCTGCGGCCGTGGCTGTCCTCGGCCAGCAGGACCTGGTGCTGGCCATGGTCGAGGAAGAGGTCGGGGCCACCGTCCGCGTCCGCGGGGACACGCTGGTCATCCGCGGGACCGCGGAGCAGGTCGACCGGGCCACGCGGGTGTTCGAAGAGTTGCTCGAGCTGGCCGGTACGGGCCAGACCCTGGCGCCCGCCGATCTCCGGCGGCTGCTGCGCGCCGCCGCGCCTCCCGGCGCGGTGCGCGCGGCCGGGGAGGTGCTCCTCCAGACTCCCAGCGGCAAGGTGATCGCGCCCCGGACACCCGGCCAGGCCGCTTACGTCCAGGCGATCCGCGCCCACGATCTGACCTTCGCCATCGGCCCTGCCGGGACCGGCAAGACGTACCTGGCAGTGGCGATGGCGGTGGTGGCGCTCCGGACCCGTGCCGTCCAGCGCATCGTGCTCACACGGCCGGCCGTGGAAGCGGGCGAGCGCCTGGGGTTCCTGCCCGGCGACATCGCAGC is a window encoding:
- the argB gene encoding acetylglutamate kinase gives rise to the protein MTLVDLATEARLIAAGVRYAAAWRGKTVVVKYGGSVLEAGTAGTVIEDLVLLKAAGVHPVLVHGGGAEITRMLERVGKPTRFVDGLRVTDEETMEIVEMVLAGRANKALVTMVGQAGGSAVGLSGKDAGLLQARRQERPAGLGLVGEVVEVRGQLLRILNEAGYIPVIASIGVGPGGESLNLNADHAAAALAVALGASKLILLTDVPGVMRTRDGTSALISSLTAAEARALVADGTVSRGMIPKVEACLLALERGVPSAHIIGTEAPHALLLELFTEEGVGTMITGGGR
- a CDS encoding acetylornithine transaminase, whose translation is MTTDEVLELSRRYLLPTYRRAPVAFASGQGVWLEDLEGRRYLDFVGGIAVSALGHNHPALVAALCAQAARVIHVSNLFHIAEQARLAQWLVEHSCADRAWFCNSGAEANEAAIKLARKWGRQDGRGRYEIIVAQQSFHGRTMGTLAATMQPKYQEPFAPLLPGFVAVPFNDPDALPAATTERTVAVMLEPVQGESGVVPADPGYLQAVREWCTANDLLLILDEVQTGMGRTGTLFAYEQYGIEPDVLTLAKGLGGGVPIGALLVKERYAALGPGDHGSTFGGNPLACAAALAVARTIVAEGLPVRAGAMGRYFAAGLQRLVDRGLARAVRGRGLLLALDLAVEAGPVVDACRAAGLLVNAVQAKTLRFAPPLIVGEEEIDQALAILERVLAEVATAPGPVATS
- a CDS encoding argininosuccinate synthase, which encodes MAQVRKVALAYSGGLDTSVAIPWLRETYGCDVVAVIVDVGQGEDLDAIRAKALASGATAAHVVDVRRVFVTDYIVPMVQAGAVYEGRYLLGTALARPLIAKTQVEVALAEGCDALAHGATGKGNDQVRFELAYQALAPELKVIAPWREWPIRSREQAIAYAERWGIPVPASRARPYSVDRNLWHCSSEAGVLEDTWAEPPADVYQYTADPRTAPDEPEDVEIDFEEGRPVGLNGSRVDPLALMEHLNALGSRHGVGRVDMVENRLVGMKSRGVYETPGGTVLVTAHRDLEAITLERECAHVKMQLAHRYAELIYYGQWFSPLRQALDAFVAATQRTVTGTVRVRLYRGSAAPVGRRSPVSLYSPALATFEADDVYDHRDAGGFIRLFGLPTRVFAQVHPQLMRALHARAR
- the argH gene encoding argininosuccinate lyase codes for the protein MTTPTTDPAGGYRMWGGRFRAAPDPRALELLGSLSVDRWLLRWDLLGSLAHVLSLAEAGVVPPAARQALARGLQEMLSEADAGRLIPAGTYEDVHSFIEGTLAARLGEVAGWLHTGRSRNDQVVTAFRLALKHEVRQLLGALCGLLEALLRRAREVKDVIVPGYTHLQRAQPVLLAHAWLAYFWMLHRDAGRLRDAYRRLDVLPLGSGAIAGSGFPVDRARQAAWLGFAEVSENSIDATGDRDFAFEVLAAAAMLGLHLSRWAEDLVLWTSQEFGFVRLPQALMTGSSLMPQKQNPDLLEIARAQAGVALGALVTLGTVLKGLPAGYSRDLQEDKAATATGMRAARTAVEALALVVDGLEVQRDRTAAALRGGFLTATEVADYLVRRGVPFRDAHHLAGRVVLAAEERGCELWELPLAAYREISPQFEADVLEAVTVEGAVAAKAVRGGTAPEQVAAALDAAQAALVVERAWVEQAAALQREAEARLLAAAAT
- the argR gene encoding arginine repressor — encoded protein: MSHSRAARTPQVAGLQTPQDVEAGTEVRTVHQRLQRILEIVARTPIATQQELVRALRARGIRVTQATVSRDIKRLGLVKVPTGEGTYRYAAPAQVQPTGDEVRRRLQRAFADYVTAVEEGSGLVLVKTADGSAGPVAEAIDDAAWPDVAGTVAGDNTIIVVPRRARDRPAIVRRLRSLL
- a CDS encoding PhoH family protein, encoding MAVLGQQDLVLAMVEEEVGATVRVRGDTLVIRGTAEQVDRATRVFEELLELAGTGQTLAPADLRRLLRAAAPPGAVRAAGEVLLQTPSGKVIAPRTPGQAAYVQAIRAHDLTFAIGPAGTGKTYLAVAMAVVALRTRAVQRIVLTRPAVEAGERLGFLPGDIAAKVDPYLRPLYDALYEMLGPERFTRLSERGVIEVVPLAFMRGRTLNDAFIILDEAQNTTHEQMKMFLTRMGFGSRAVVTGDITQIDLPRDRVSGLVEAREIFRGVAGIAFVELREGDVVRHDLVQTIVRAYERYEAARGGSPA